The window CCACCAGCCAGCCGTTGTCCACCCCCGACGGCAAGGTCGCCGTGTCGGGCAACGACGCATAGACGAAGGGCGTGGCCGCCATCTCGCGCACGACCTCCGACGTCAGGACGCTGCCGGCGGGCGCGGCCTTCTCCAGCCGGCGGGCCACGGCGATGGCGTCGCCCACGGCCGCCGGTCGGCCGCCCTGCGGCGCGGCGGCCCCCGGCGGGCGGGCAAAGTAGACCGGGCCGCTATGGATGCCGATGCGCATCCGCGGCCCCGGCCAGTCGGCGGCCCAGGCCCCCTCGCGCGAATCATCGGCCGCGCCTCGCACCCGCTCGTTGAACAGGGCCAACTCCTGCTGCATCGCCAGCGCGGCATGGAGCGCGCGCGCCGCGTCCCCCTGTCGCGGATGGACGAGGCCGAACAGGGCCATGAGGCTGTCGCCGGCGTGTTGGTCGATCTCCCCGCCCCAGGCGCGGATCACGGCGTCCAGTTCGCGCCACATGGCATTGATGGCGTCGCGCAGGCGCTCGGCGTCCATCCGCTCCGAGAACGTGGTGAAGCCGGAGAGATCGGCCACCAGCACGGTCAATTGCCGCCGCTTGTGGTCGCCCGGCTCGGCCGCCGTCTGGGCCAACGCCTCGCGGAGGGCGCGCAAGGCGATATCGATGGCCCTGTTCAGGTTACGTTCGTTGCCGGTGGCCGCCCGCTGCGCTTCCATCGCGGCGATGGCCTCGACCAGCGCCGGGCGGCTAATGTTTGCCTCGTCCACACGGTTTATTATATAAATAGCCCGGCCCACACGCGAACCCGCGCCAACCCGCGAGCCGTGTCCCTCTTAAACGATGAAACTAAGAAAACTCACCCTCCAGGGGTACAAGACGTTCGCCGCCAAGACGGAGTTCGTCTTCGATAGCGGCATCACGGCCATCGTCGGCCCGAACGGCAGCGGCAAGAGCAATATCGCCGACGCGTTGCGCTGGGTGCTGGGCGAGCAGAGCTATGGCACGCTGCGCGCCCGGCGCTCGGCCGACATGATCTTCGCCGGCAGCCCACAGCGCGCCCGCGCCGGCATGGCCCAGGCGACCATCACCCTCGATAACAGTGACGGCTGGCTGCCCATCGACTTCAGCGAAGTCGAGATCGCCCGCCGCTCCTTCCGCTCCGGCGAAAACGAATATCTCATCAACGGCCGGCAGGTGCGGCTGAAGGACGTGGCCGAGCTGCTGGCGACCAGCGGGCTGGCCGAGCGCACCTATACCATCATCGGCCAGGGTCTGGTCGATCAGGCCCTCTCGTTGCGCTCCGACGAACGGCGGGCGCTGTTCGAGGAAGCGGCCGGCATCACCCACTACAAGACCCGCCGCGCCGAAACGTTGCGCCGGCTGGAAGAGACGCAGCGCAACTTGCAGCGCGTCCACGACATCCTGGAAGAGTTGCGCCCGCGGGTCACGTCGCTCAAGCGGCAGGCCACCCGCACCCGCAACTACGAGCAAATCTCCACCGACCTGCACGAACTGTTGCGCGTCTGGTACGGTTACAAATGGGAACAGGCCAAGATCGACCTGCGGGCCGCGCGGCGAGCGGCGGGAGCGGCCGATAGCGCCTGGGCCGCCGCCCGCGAGAAGCTGCTGGCCCACCAGGGGCGCATCGACGACACCCAACGCCGTCTGGCCGAGGCCCAGCAGCGGGCGGCCGAACTCCAGACCGGCCGCGACCGGCTGCGCCAGGAGTTGGAGACCGCCCGCCGCACCCAGGCCGTGCAGCGCGAACGCCGCGCCGCCTACCAGCGCCAGATGGCCGAAGCGGAAGGCGAGCTGGCCCCATTGGAGGAAACGTCGGTCGCGGCGCGGGCGGCGGTCGAGGCGGCCATGACCGACCTGCTGGCCGCCCAGGCCGACTACCAGACCCGCCAGGCCCAACTCCAGGAGTTCGCCGTCGCCTATGAGGAGCGGCGACTGGAGATCGTCGCCCGGCAGAGCGAAGTGGCCCGTGTGGAGGCCGAACGCGGCCAGGCCCAGACCGCGTTGGCCCAGGCCCAGGGGCAACTGGCCCAGTTGCGCCTGCGGCGGGACGAATTGAGCGGCGAGACGACCCCGGCCGGGGATGAAGCGCCGGACGAAGCGACAATTGCCGCGCGGCAAGAGGCCGTCGCCGCCGCCCAGACCGAATCCACCCGGCTGCTGGCCGCCCGCGACGACCAGAGCCGCGCCCGTGGCGCGGAACTGGCCCGCCTGAAGGAACTGCGCCGCACGGCCCGCGACGCCGAAGGGCAACTCAACCGCCTGCGCGGCGAATTGGCCCGCCAGGAAGAGCGGCTGGCCCAGATCGACCGCCAGGCCCAGAGCGCCATCCGGCTGGCCCCAGAGCGCGTCGCCGGGCGGCTGGCCGCGCTGCTGCGCATTCCCGACGCCCACCGCCCGGCCATCGTCGCCGCGCTGGGCGAGCGGCTGGCGACGTGGCTGGTGACCGACAGTGACGGCTTATGGCGCGCCGTGGCCGAGGCCCGCGCCGCCGGCCCCGCCGCCCGGCTGCTGCTGGCCGCTCTCGATAGCGCTCCGGCGGCGATGAACCGGCCCACCGTGGCCGCCGATCCGGGCGTCATCGGCTGGGCCGACGACCACGTGGCCGCCGCCGATCCGGCCGCCCACGTCGTCGCCCGGCTACTGGGGGCAACCCTGCTGGTCGCCGACGCCGCCACCGCCTACCGCCTGGCCGCCGGCTGGCCGCCCGGCTGGGCCGCCGTCGCCCCCGACGGCCTGATCGTCCACGGCGGCGGGCTGGTCGAAGTAGGCGCGGCGGCCGGCGAAGACGTGTTGGCCCGCGAGACACGCCGCCGGACCGAGGCCGCCCGGCTGGCCGAGGCGCGCGCCGCCCTGGCCCAGCGCGAGACCGAGACCGAGCAGCGCCAGGCAGCCATCGACGCGCTGCAAAGCCAACTCGACGACGACGCCGACCGCGAACGCGAATGGGGCCGGCAGTTGGAAACGGCCAACCGCCAACTCAACGAGGCGCGGCGGCTACTGGAGCAAACCGTCCGCCAGCGCGATTTCGCCGCCCGGCGCGACGCCGAGCGCGCCACCGCCCGGTCGCAGATCGCCGCGCGCACGGCCCAGGCCGAGGCCACCATCGCCGCCCAAACCGAGCGCCTGACGCGCCTGGACGCCGACGGCAGCACGGCCCGCGCCCGCCTGGCGACCCTGCCCGTGGCCGAAGCGCAACAGCAGCAGCAAGGGCTGAGCCAGGCCCTGGCCGCGGCGCAGACGATTCTGGCCGGGCGGCAGGCGGTGGTCGATAGCCGCCGGGCCACGCTGAACCAGAGCGAGACGCAACTCGGCCGTCTGCGGCGGCGGCTGGAAGGGTTGCGCGAACAACTCGACGGTCTGGCCGGCGACGGGGACGAGGCCGCCACCCTGGCGCTGGAAGGCCAGTTGGCCGAAATCGAGACCGCGCTCACGCCCATCCTCAGCGAGATGGACACCGACCGGGGGCTGTTGACCCGCCTCCAGGTCGATTCGCCCGCCCGGCAGCGGCAGGCCCACGACCTGGAGACCCAATTGACCCAGGCGCGCATCCGCCAGACGCAGCACGAGAACCAAATCGAGGGCTTGCAGGAGCGCATCCGCACCGACCTGGGGCTGGTGGCCCTCAGCTACGACGCCGAGCAGACCGGCGCGCCGCCGCTGCCCATGCGCGAGGTGGTCGAGGAGTTGCCGGCCGTGGCCGAACTGCCGCCCGACATCGAGGAGAACATCCACCACTTCCGCGGCCAATTGCAACGCATGGGGCCGATCAATCCCGACGCGCCCGAAGAGCTGGCGACGACCGAGGAACGGCTCGATTTCCTGTCGCGCCAGGTGGTCGATCTGGCCGAGACCGACGCCCAATTGCGCGGCGTCATCGCCGAACTGGATGAGCTGACGTCCAAGGCGTTCGCCAGGACGGTCGAACAGGTCAACGGCATCTTCGACGACACCTTCCGCCAGCTGTTCGGCGGCGGGTCGGGGCGACTGACGATGACCGACCCCGACGACCCGACGAGCAGCGGCGTGGAGATCATCGCCCGGCTGCCCAACCGGCGCGAGCAGGGGTTGGCCTTGCTGTCGGGCGGCGAGCGCTCATTGACGGCCGCGGCGCTCATCTTCTCGCTGCTCAAGGTGGCCCCGCCCCCCTTCTGCGTGCTCGATGAGGTGGACGCCGCCCTCGACGAGGCCAACGTCAACCGCTTCCGCGACGTATTGCGCGAATTAGGGCAGCGCACGCAATTCATCCTCATCACCCACAATCGCGGCACCGTCCAGGCGGCGCAGACGCTCTACGGCGTCAGTATGCAGCCCGATAGCTCCAGTCAGGTTATCTCGATCAAGCCTGAGGAGTATCTGCATCGGACGTGACAGTCCGGAACGCGGTCGAAGAGTTACACAGAGCACGCAGAGGAGTCACAGAGATTCACAGAGAAAGGACATGATTTCTCTCGGTGTTCTCTGTGACTCATCCGTGATCTCTGTGATCGTTTTAAACCCTGACCCAATAGAGCGCAAGATTGCCGCCACGCCCACCCTCCCATATAATCCCATTTGAGAACCGGGCGGATTGACAAACGAACCGGGCGCAATCCACGCCACGGGCCGCTGCGCGCCGCCCACGCCAACTAAATCACCCGTCCGATCCGCGCGTCGTGGCGATGCGCCGGGCCGGCCGGATGCAGCCAACACTTGACGGAGACATCATGCGTACCCCCTTTATTGCCGGAAACTGGAAGATGAACAAATCGCCCGACGCGGCGGTAGCTTTTGTGCGGGAGATCGCCCCGCTCCTGGACGCCATCGACGGCATCGACAGCGCCGTCTGCCCGCCCTATCTGGCGATCCCCGCCGTGGCCGCGGCCGTGGCCGGCACGAAAGTCGGCGTCGGCGCCCAGAATATGTACTTTGAGACCAGCGGGGCCTACACCGGCGAAATCTCGCCCACCATGCTGCAAGGGCTGTGCCGCTACGTCATCCTGGGCCACTCCGAGCGCCGCGCCCTCTTCGGCGAGACGGACGAAGGCGTGAACAAGAAAATCCTGGCCGCGCTGGCCCACAACCTGACGCCCATCGTCTGCGTCGGCGAGAGCCTGACCCAGAACGAGGCCGGCGAAACGCAATCTTTCGTCAGCGGTCAGGTGCGCGCGGCCTTCGCCGGGCTAAGCGATTGGCAGGCGGCCGTTTGCGTCGTCGCCTATGAGCCGATCTGGGCCATCGGCACCGGCCGCTCGGCCAGCGCCCAGCAGGCCGGCGACATCATCCGCACCAGCGTCCGCGACGTGCTGACCGACCTCTTCGGCTCCGACACGGCCCAGGCCATCCGCATCCAGTATGGCGGCAGCGTCACCGAGGGCAACATCGCCGACTACATGAGCCAGCCCGACATCGACGGCGCGCTGGTGGGCGGCGCGTCGCTCAAGCCGACGTTCGTCGATCTGGTGCGCTCGGCCGTCATCTAGCCTATGAATGATCCTTTGATGCCCTTCCTCTGGGCGGCCGTCAGTCTGATCATCCTGCTGTTCATGCAGCGCTGGATCCACGCCCACCTGCATGGCGTCAGCCTGTTGCTGGTCGGCCGCCCGGAGGCAGCCATCATCGTCTATGCCGTCGTCCTGTTTCCCGGCGTATTGCTCCACGAGGTCAGCCATTGGCTGACGGCCAACCTGCTGGGCGTGCGCACCGGCGGCATGTCGCTGTTGCCGCGCCGCAACCCCGACGGCACGCTGCAACTGGGCTACGTGGAGTATTATAAAACCCGCGCCTTCGACCCCATCCGCGAGAGCCTGATCGGCGCGGCCCCGCTGCTGGCCGGCACGGCGGTCATCCTGCTCATCGCTCGCCACGTCTTCGGCGTCACCGATCTGGCTGCGGCCATCGTCAGCGCCGACGTCAACGTGCTGGCCGACGCCGTGACGCAACTGCTGGCGACGCCCAACGTCCTGGTGTGGATCTACTTAATCTTCGCCGTCAGCAACGCCATGCTGCCCAGCCGGTCGGATCGCCACGCCTGGCCGGCGTTCTTCGTCATCATGTTCATCTTCACCCTGGCCGTGGCCTTTCTGGCGCGGGGCACGACCCTGTTCGATAACCTGGCCCGGCCGGTGGCCGTCCTTTTCGGCTATCTGGGCACGGCATTTTCCATCGCCATCGCCATCGACCTGATCTGTATGGGCGTCATCGCTCCGCTGGAGTGGCTACTGGGCCGGTTGCGCGGCGCGAGTGTGGTCTATGGCCGCCCGCCCGGCGAAGAGACGGCCGCCTGATCAGAGGGAGAAGGGAACACCCCATGCAGCCCAGCACGCGCACCATCCTGGCGACCACCGAAATATTCGACAACTTCAACGATGCCCAGTTGACGCTGGTGGCCGCGCTGTGTACCCCGGTGACCTACAACCAGGGGCACGTGCTGCTGACGGAGAACGACCAGTCGGACGAGATGTACATCATCGGCCGGGGCGGGGTCGAGGTGCTGGTCAATCCCGGCGCGGTAGGCGCGGCCAACGCACCGGGCGGTGTGGCCCCCGTCGTCCTGACCGAGTTGCGCCAGGGGCAGGTCGTGGGCGAAGTGGCCCTCGTCGATCAGGGGGTGCGCTCGGCCACCATTCGCGTCAGCCGGGACGAGACGTTGCTCCTGCGCCTGCGGCGCGATCAGCTCATGCGCCTGTGCGAGACCTACCCGGTGCTGGGCTACAAACTGATGCGCAATCTGGCCTCCGAGTTGGCGACGAAGATTCGCAATACGGATTGGCTGGTGCGGCAATATCAGTTGCGATTGCAATCCGAAGCGGATAACGGGTAAGAGGATAAGAATGGCTACGGATTGAACGGATGGTAACGGACAGTGACGGATTCGCATCCGTATTTTCCGTTCCATCCGTAGCTAATTCTTCACGCGGGAGGGTACATGCGTATCGGGATGGTGTCGGCCACCTACGATGCGGCCGTCATCAATGGGGCCGTGCGAATGGTGACGCTCTACAAGACGTACCTGGAGGAGCTGGGGCACGAGGTCACCATCTTCACCCTCGGCGAGGCCAGCGAGACGGACGAGGCCACGCGGGTCATTCGCTCGCCCGGCCTGCGCCTGGGGCACTATGGCTACTACCTGGGCATGAGCTACACCCGCGAGGCGCAGGCACTGCTGGCCGG is drawn from Candidatus Promineifilum breve and contains these coding sequences:
- the smc gene encoding chromosome segregation protein SMC encodes the protein MKLRKLTLQGYKTFAAKTEFVFDSGITAIVGPNGSGKSNIADALRWVLGEQSYGTLRARRSADMIFAGSPQRARAGMAQATITLDNSDGWLPIDFSEVEIARRSFRSGENEYLINGRQVRLKDVAELLATSGLAERTYTIIGQGLVDQALSLRSDERRALFEEAAGITHYKTRRAETLRRLEETQRNLQRVHDILEELRPRVTSLKRQATRTRNYEQISTDLHELLRVWYGYKWEQAKIDLRAARRAAGAADSAWAAAREKLLAHQGRIDDTQRRLAEAQQRAAELQTGRDRLRQELETARRTQAVQRERRAAYQRQMAEAEGELAPLEETSVAARAAVEAAMTDLLAAQADYQTRQAQLQEFAVAYEERRLEIVARQSEVARVEAERGQAQTALAQAQGQLAQLRLRRDELSGETTPAGDEAPDEATIAARQEAVAAAQTESTRLLAARDDQSRARGAELARLKELRRTARDAEGQLNRLRGELARQEERLAQIDRQAQSAIRLAPERVAGRLAALLRIPDAHRPAIVAALGERLATWLVTDSDGLWRAVAEARAAGPAARLLLAALDSAPAAMNRPTVAADPGVIGWADDHVAAADPAAHVVARLLGATLLVADAATAYRLAAGWPPGWAAVAPDGLIVHGGGLVEVGAAAGEDVLARETRRRTEAARLAEARAALAQRETETEQRQAAIDALQSQLDDDADREREWGRQLETANRQLNEARRLLEQTVRQRDFAARRDAERATARSQIAARTAQAEATIAAQTERLTRLDADGSTARARLATLPVAEAQQQQQGLSQALAAAQTILAGRQAVVDSRRATLNQSETQLGRLRRRLEGLREQLDGLAGDGDEAATLALEGQLAEIETALTPILSEMDTDRGLLTRLQVDSPARQRQAHDLETQLTQARIRQTQHENQIEGLQERIRTDLGLVALSYDAEQTGAPPLPMREVVEELPAVAELPPDIEENIHHFRGQLQRMGPINPDAPEELATTEERLDFLSRQVVDLAETDAQLRGVIAELDELTSKAFARTVEQVNGIFDDTFRQLFGGGSGRLTMTDPDDPTSSGVEIIARLPNRREQGLALLSGGERSLTAAALIFSLLKVAPPPFCVLDEVDAALDEANVNRFRDVLRELGQRTQFILITHNRGTVQAAQTLYGVSMQPDSSSQVISIKPEEYLHRT
- the tpiA gene encoding triose-phosphate isomerase, which translates into the protein MRTPFIAGNWKMNKSPDAAVAFVREIAPLLDAIDGIDSAVCPPYLAIPAVAAAVAGTKVGVGAQNMYFETSGAYTGEISPTMLQGLCRYVILGHSERRALFGETDEGVNKKILAALAHNLTPIVCVGESLTQNEAGETQSFVSGQVRAAFAGLSDWQAAVCVVAYEPIWAIGTGRSASAQQAGDIIRTSVRDVLTDLFGSDTAQAIRIQYGGSVTEGNIADYMSQPDIDGALVGGASLKPTFVDLVRSAVI
- a CDS encoding cyclic nucleotide-binding domain-containing protein encodes the protein MQPSTRTILATTEIFDNFNDAQLTLVAALCTPVTYNQGHVLLTENDQSDEMYIIGRGGVEVLVNPGAVGAANAPGGVAPVVLTELRQGQVVGEVALVDQGVRSATIRVSRDETLLLRLRRDQLMRLCETYPVLGYKLMRNLASELATKIRNTDWLVRQYQLRLQSEADNG